One segment of Campylobacter hominis ATCC BAA-381 DNA contains the following:
- a CDS encoding autotransporter family protein, whose protein sequence is MQGLIKNDKVTSTIDGKLEDKSKTLTIKGNKETQKSPVYLYSTTIGANENTEVNLYGLKGQHFLIGGKGIIKKDDKGDKFLDFMASDKNAVVNVSFLEAKHNPASPSWTDYYKNQKAGVFNIDILNGTLNLNIGNKSRSKDNTTAEKINVIGKNSILNASKTSVRPAMSFLIDEGGKANFADTYVYSPEILVKNGKLNAENGGLLQTQKFNVGKDGEVNINNVRIKGTNTGVNNTITIDGGKLNVTDPKIQAKNFIITNNGIVNLTSEKPADEKLLNEDKAKDEAVFIEYGGGINVDSGKFIAKNLPLYNKGSIIIKNGEFDIKDSKISTSQYFYVKEGGKATLDNTKYTGQEGINVEKGGEFKAKNKSNINFTNQSSHINGKAIFDDSTINSDTIFIKDGGEFIVKDSTAKIKQVTAQKGGKAEFLNSTIEKHKKGNYFWSADGGDISFINSNINNISSLGAENDGAINLVNAKINDISGIFVHDGKFNAIDSVINLKNHFVIRDDKGKAILDNSSLKASSLGGHIDLKNKVTLDIEKDKYTYRRKGADHSIDIYANVENATDIIKKGKSNLTFKDYKDNFKGNLNVEDGSLTLDGDFTLAKDKTLSMKYQGQNGGILKANKMDLKNGNLFVNLQKDASGVETTIAKTKDGLSFDKSKAKLEDNSLNSAYSLIQKDNELILTKKALDGRLILSKLDHVIKKDSKVYVDSSEPDYIDDAHNNSQNGKNEKGQIVKVKTEGAKLVIADVNVKSKGEGENKDNESFDITKDSYLLINNSKSEVDGLNILENSTLKLQEKSDITATNLYVDKTSKMSMEKRDSAGRDDKVNMRVINAKLDGIANIGKDSTFIADNLNLGQNSKIDSKGTLETKNLNLTGSNIEALNLKIDKKATMNGGNLNIENAEFNGEITIDKNTNLKANIFKAKNGNLNINDANIDLKDATINSKVDVKNSAMKIENAEFNGEITIDKNTNLKANIFKAKNGNLNINDANIDLKDATINSKVDVKNSAMKTEKLSLAGNSTFDNVKYTTKHFEFKGDSSLLIKNSVFNTTGDSSFIVSGDTNIDNSQTSHINMTLGKDKKTTAAIDNKTTLTVKNTLTFGPNDATLNLNNDAVLKVSKIAKDTSGSHNINVTNSTVELLDGGKLFSGFKDNDLNFKIKNAIFKTDGEKTINHSISGENFTKIGKGTIKIPFKNWRNTKVKEGVLNFTDGVVFKNEKLAISNGAIVKGDKDVTLDKSSTLEIGAKGDGIENIQTGKLIANTLKIDGATLSVKDEAVKNLKNGDIIKQNKFLEYQKLIGWFNPTILEDLTFYDLSFTKEKDILIGVVPRAKDMLLNAGMHRLWGLGDIIDAGLIDNTLGDIMLKDNITANDLKTIQPLISGAGIQVISDAGKISRDAILSSSTYKSDKNFWAKTIGSFSHKSSTNDGILGYDADHYGTIIGFDGEIADNARLGFAVSYTKSDIDGDINQNIKSDTYQALIYSDIYAINDLRINLLAGVGFSENEGDKTVSIIDKTIKSKYDSKFYQAGFGIYKDVSLSNSFSLTPYFRADYIHVKNDAYTENGDEFLALSVDKQDFDSLELQAGLESKYLINDKFSLFGKAGLIVETMDDETKIDFSLISNPSKKAQIKSDAKNDLLGVVGGGFDYMPTDSLKLEFKYNGKFGDDYNNQIIGLGLNYRF, encoded by the coding sequence GTGCAAGGACTAATTAAAAATGATAAAGTCACAAGCACTATAGATGGAAAACTTGAAGATAAAAGTAAAACATTAACCATAAAAGGCAATAAAGAAACACAAAAATCTCCGGTTTATTTATATTCTACAACAATAGGTGCTAATGAAAATACAGAAGTAAATTTATATGGTTTAAAGGGACAACATTTTCTTATAGGCGGAAAAGGTATTATCAAAAAAGATGATAAAGGTGATAAATTTCTTGATTTTATGGCTTCAGATAAAAACGCCGTAGTAAATGTTTCATTTTTAGAAGCTAAACATAATCCAGCTAGTCCTTCATGGACTGATTATTATAAAAATCAAAAAGCAGGTGTTTTTAATATAGATATATTAAATGGAACTTTAAATCTCAATATTGGCAATAAATCCCGTAGTAAAGATAATACAACAGCTGAAAAAATAAATGTAATAGGTAAAAATTCTATATTAAATGCTAGCAAAACTAGTGTTAGACCAGCTATGTCTTTTTTGATAGATGAAGGTGGAAAAGCAAATTTTGCTGATACTTATGTCTATTCGCCTGAAATTTTAGTAAAAAACGGAAAGCTAAATGCTGAAAATGGAGGGCTTTTACAAACACAAAAATTTAATGTAGGCAAAGACGGAGAGGTTAATATAAACAATGTCCGAATAAAAGGTACAAATACAGGAGTAAATAATACCATAACTATAGATGGCGGAAAACTAAATGTAACAGACCCTAAAATACAAGCTAAAAATTTTATAATAACAAACAATGGTATTGTAAACTTAACTAGTGAAAAACCTGCTGATGAAAAACTCTTAAATGAGGACAAAGCAAAAGATGAAGCAGTATTTATAGAATATGGAGGTGGTATAAATGTAGATAGCGGTAAATTTATAGCAAAAAACCTACCTTTATACAACAAAGGCAGCATAATAATAAAAAATGGAGAATTTGATATAAAAGATTCAAAAATATCAACATCTCAATATTTCTATGTAAAAGAAGGCGGAAAAGCTACCCTAGATAATACAAAATATACAGGACAAGAAGGAATTAATGTAGAAAAAGGTGGTGAATTTAAAGCAAAGAATAAATCAAATATAAATTTTACAAATCAGTCTAGCCATATAAATGGAAAGGCAATATTTGATGATTCTACTATTAATTCAGATACTATTTTTATAAAAGATGGTGGAGAGTTTATAGTTAAAGATTCAACTGCTAAGATAAAGCAAGTAACCGCCCAAAAAGGAGGTAAAGCTGAGTTTTTAAACAGCACCATAGAAAAACACAAAAAAGGGAATTATTTTTGGAGTGCCGATGGTGGGGATATTAGTTTTATAAATTCAAATATAAACAACATCAGTAGCCTAGGTGCAGAAAATGACGGAGCTATAAATTTAGTTAATGCAAAAATAAATGATATTAGCGGAATCTTCGTACATGACGGAAAATTTAATGCTATAGATTCTGTTATAAATTTAAAAAATCACTTTGTAATAAGAGATGACAAAGGAAAAGCCATTCTTGATAATTCCAGCTTAAAAGCTAGTTCCTTAGGCGGACATATAGATTTAAAAAATAAAGTTACTCTCGATATAGAAAAAGATAAATACACATATAGGCGTAAGGGGGCAGATCATTCTATAGACATTTATGCAAATGTAGAAAATGCAACCGATATCATTAAAAAAGGTAAAAGTAATCTTACATTTAAAGACTACAAGGATAATTTTAAAGGAAATTTAAATGTAGAAGATGGTAGTTTGACTTTAGATGGTGATTTTACATTAGCAAAGGATAAAACTTTATCAATGAAATATCAAGGTCAAAATGGTGGTATTTTAAAAGCTAATAAAATGGACTTAAAAAATGGAAATCTTTTTGTGAATTTACAAAAAGATGCAAGTGGCGTTGAAACCACAATAGCAAAAACCAAAGATGGTTTATCTTTTGACAAAAGCAAGGCGAAATTAGAGGATAATAGCCTAAATAGTGCTTACTCCCTAATTCAAAAAGACAATGAACTTATCCTAACAAAAAAAGCTCTTGATGGTAGGCTAATATTAAGCAAGCTTGACCATGTCATAAAAAAGGATTCAAAAGTATATGTTGATAGTAGTGAACCTGATTATATAGATGATGCACATAATAATAGTCAAAATGGCAAAAACGAAAAAGGTCAAATAGTTAAGGTAAAAACAGAAGGTGCAAAACTTGTAATAGCAGATGTAAATGTAAAATCAAAAGGTGAAGGTGAAAATAAAGATAATGAATCTTTTGATATAACAAAAGATTCATATCTTCTTATAAATAATTCTAAAAGTGAAGTTGATGGGCTTAATATCTTAGAAAACTCCACTTTAAAACTTCAAGAAAAAAGCGATATCACAGCTACAAATTTATATGTAGATAAAACCTCAAAAATGAGTATGGAAAAAAGAGACTCCGCAGGCAGAGATGACAAAGTTAATATGAGAGTAATAAACGCAAAGCTAGATGGTATAGCAAATATAGGCAAAGATTCAACTTTTATAGCCGATAATTTAAATCTCGGTCAAAATTCCAAAATAGATAGTAAAGGCACACTTGAAACTAAAAACTTAAATTTGACTGGTTCAAACATCGAAGCTTTAAATTTAAAAATAGATAAAAAAGCAACTATGAACGGTGGCAATCTTAATATAGAAAATGCAGAATTTAATGGAGAGATAACAATAGATAAAAATACAAATTTAAAAGCTAATATTTTTAAAGCTAAAAATGGAAACCTTAACATTAATGATGCAAATATTGACTTAAAAGACGCAACTATAAATAGCAAAGTAGATGTTAAAAATTCAGCCATGAAAATAGAAAATGCAGAATTTAATGGAGAGATAACAATAGATAAAAATACAAATTTAAAAGCTAATATTTTTAAAGCTAAAAATGGAAACCTCAACATTAATGATGCAAATATTGACTTAAAAGACGCAACTATAAATAGCAAAGTAGATGTTAAAAATTCAGCTATGAAAACTGAAAAATTAAGTCTTGCAGGAAATAGCACATTTGATAATGTAAAATACACAACTAAACATTTTGAGTTTAAAGGTGACAGCAGCCTTCTTATAAAAAACTCGGTGTTTAATACAACAGGAGATAGTTCTTTTATAGTATCAGGCGATACAAATATAGATAACTCACAAACTAGCCACATTAATATGACATTAGGCAAAGATAAAAAAACAACAGCCGCTATAGATAACAAAACAACTTTAACTGTTAAAAATACTCTAACTTTTGGACCTAATGATGCAACTTTAAACTTAAACAATGATGCCGTTTTAAAAGTATCAAAAATAGCAAAAGATACAAGTGGGTCTCACAATATAAATGTAACAAATTCCACAGTTGAACTTCTTGATGGTGGAAAATTGTTTAGTGGCTTTAAGGACAATGATTTAAATTTTAAAATTAAAAATGCTATTTTTAAAACAGATGGTGAAAAAACAATAAACCACTCTATAAGTGGTGAAAATTTCACAAAAATTGGTAAAGGCACTATAAAAATTCCTTTTAAAAACTGGAGAAATACAAAAGTAAAAGAAGGAGTGTTAAACTTCACTGATGGTGTAGTTTTTAAAAATGAAAAATTGGCTATTTCAAATGGTGCAATAGTTAAAGGCGATAAAGACGTAACTCTTGACAAATCATCAACACTGGAAATAGGAGCAAAAGGCGATGGTATAGAAAATATCCAAACTGGAAAATTAATCGCCAATACATTAAAAATAGATGGTGCAACTCTTAGTGTAAAAGATGAAGCAGTAAAAAATTTAAAAAATGGCGATATTATAAAACAAAATAAATTTTTAGAATATCAAAAATTAATTGGTTGGTTTAATCCTACTATTTTAGAAGATCTTACTTTTTATGATTTGAGCTTTACTAAAGAGAAAGATATTTTAATAGGCGTGGTTCCAAGAGCAAAAGACATGCTTTTAAATGCAGGAATGCATAGACTTTGGGGGCTTGGTGATATTATTGATGCTGGATTGATAGATAATACACTTGGTGATATTATGCTTAAAGATAATATTACTGCAAATGACTTAAAAACTATTCAACCGCTTATATCAGGTGCTGGCATACAAGTAATTTCTGATGCAGGAAAAATTTCAAGAGATGCAATTTTATCTAGCAGTACATATAAAAGTGATAAAAATTTCTGGGCTAAAACAATAGGAAGTTTTAGTCACAAAAGCTCAACTAATGATGGAATTTTAGGATATGATGCGGATCACTATGGAACCATTATAGGTTTTGATGGTGAAATAGCAGATAATGCTCGATTAGGTTTTGCTGTTTCTTATACAAAAAGCGATATTGATGGTGATATAAATCAAAATATAAAAAGTGATACATATCAAGCTTTAATTTATAGTGATATTTATGCAATAAATGATTTAAGAATTAATCTTTTAGCAGGTGTTGGTTTTTCAGAAAATGAAGGCGATAAAACAGTCTCTATTATAGATAAAACCATAAAATCAAAATACGATAGCAAATTCTATCAAGCTGGGTTTGGAATCTATAAAGATGTAAGTTTAAGCAATTCTTTTTCTTTAACACCATACTTCAGAGCTGACTATATACATGTAAAAAATGATGCATACACAGAAAATGGTGACGAATTCTTAGCTTTAAGCGTAGACAAACAAGACTTTGATAGTTTAGAACTTCAAGCTGGACTTGAGTCAAAATACCTTATAAATGATAAGTTTTCTTTATTTGGAAAAGCTGGACTAATCGTAGAAACTATGGATGATGAAACAAAAATAGACTTCTCACTCATATCAAATCCTAGTAAAAAAGCTCAAATCAAATCTGATGCAAAAAATGATTTGCTCGGCGTAGTTGGAGGTGGTTTTGATTATATGCCTACAGATTCTTTAAAGTTAGAATTTAAATATAATGGAAAATTTGGCGATGACTACAACAATCAAATTATTGGACTAGGTCTTAACTATAGATTTTAA
- a CDS encoding ankyrin repeat domain-containing protein produces MKNKFLNSLIIITLILVAFIVYNKFKLSQNSHFTVTADTVIKPGSEISKHVTQEEVDSFALRYWDIDIDEVKNNPLMENFRQILKSKNTKNILNFMKDNNISIDTPLHYGVTPLMYASFYDDEKTMKELLNLGANPNLKDSYGISPLVYAIENNSIKHLNFYLIMVLYLMKI; encoded by the coding sequence TTGAAAAACAAATTTTTAAATTCATTGATAATTATAACTTTAATTTTAGTTGCTTTTATAGTTTATAATAAATTCAAACTCTCTCAAAATTCTCATTTTACAGTTACAGCTGATACAGTTATAAAACCAGGTTCTGAAATTTCAAAGCATGTTACACAAGAAGAAGTTGATAGTTTTGCACTAAGATATTGGGATATAGATATAGATGAAGTAAAAAACAATCCCTTAATGGAAAATTTTCGTCAAATTTTAAAAAGTAAAAACACAAAAAATATCTTAAATTTTATGAAAGATAATAACATAAGTATAGATACACCACTTCACTATGGTGTAACACCACTTATGTATGCTAGTTTTTATGATGATGAAAAAACTATGAAAGAACTTTTAAACTTAGGTGCTAACCCAAATTTAAAAGATAGCTATGGCATAAGCCCATTAGTTTATGCCATAGAAAATAACTCTATAAAACATTTAAACTTTTACTTGATAATGGTGCTATATTTGATGAAGATATGA
- a CDS encoding ankyrin repeat domain-containing protein codes for MKNKFLNSLIIITLILVAFIVYNKFKLSQNSHFTVTADTVIKPGSGISKYVTQEEVDSFSFRYWDIDYNSKPNVVEEPLKDIELKKLLKSKNTNKILSFMKDNNISIDYRLYGGVTPLMYASFWGDENTTKELINLGADIRAKDEQGLNPFAYALSMNSIGVVKILLNNGIKFEEAKVIQYYLTNLPNYYNIEKLIVDGDNVNIIYKDIEFNHNHSKPAVYVFDYLVYSNSYELAKMAFRDGYKPYTYNYINEYDQVEVGNSISDIFTKEDIDDHMILAKQSKRDMFDYNLSMDELKYNHSLYKPLEDIPNHEPMLNLLLDHNVSGQPSEELLKKEYERCYENRVNFIKDDYDLYYGNFMAIERLKQYRKEESKAIPISEKEYNRFRPKTLKAYNEFCLDENSTFKSTKEFINYKNWMNKTKEVNGFIYYNRDNPNKVIYLDKDKSKN; via the coding sequence TTGAAAAACAAATTTTTAAATTCATTGATAATTATAACTTTAATTTTAGTTGCTTTTATAGTTTATAATAAATTCAAACTCTCTCAAAATTCTCATTTTACAGTTACAGCTGATACAGTTATAAAACCAGGTTCTGGAATTTCAAAGTATGTTACACAAGAAGAAGTTGATAGTTTTAGTTTTAGGTATTGGGATATAGATTATAACTCAAAGCCAAATGTAGTTGAAGAGCCACTTAAAGATATAGAGCTTAAAAAACTTCTTAAGTCAAAAAATACAAATAAAATCTTATCTTTTATGAAAGATAATAATATTAGTATTGATTATAGACTGTATGGTGGAGTTACACCTTTAATGTATGCTAGTTTTTGGGGAGATGAAAACACAACAAAAGAGTTAATTAATCTTGGTGCAGACATCAGAGCTAAAGATGAGCAAGGTTTAAACCCTTTTGCTTATGCTTTATCTATGAATAGCATAGGAGTAGTTAAAATTTTACTTAATAATGGGATTAAATTTGAAGAAGCAAAAGTTATACAATATTATTTAACTAACTTGCCAAATTACTACAACATAGAAAAACTAATTGTAGATGGAGATAATGTTAATATTATTTATAAAGATATAGAATTTAATCACAACCATTCAAAACCAGCAGTTTATGTTTTTGATTATTTAGTTTATAGCAACTCCTATGAGCTTGCAAAAATGGCATTTAGAGATGGTTATAAACCATATACCTATAATTATATAAATGAATACGACCAAGTAGAAGTTGGAAATTCCATAAGTGATATTTTTACAAAAGAAGATATTGATGATCATATGATTCTTGCAAAACAATCAAAAAGAGATATGTTTGACTATAATTTATCTATGGATGAATTAAAATATAACCATAGTTTATATAAACCGCTAGAAGATATCCCCAACCACGAACCTATGCTAAATTTACTACTAGACCACAATGTATCAGGACAACCATCAGAAGAACTACTTAAAAAAGAGTATGAGAGGTGTTATGAAAACAGAGTTAATTTTATCAAAGATGATTACGATTTGTATTATGGAAATTTTATGGCTATTGAAAGACTAAAACAATATAGAAAAGAAGAGTCAAAAGCAATACCTATTTCAGAAAAAGAATACAATAGATTTAGACCAAAAACACTAAAAGCCTACAATGAATTTTGTCTTGATGAAAATAGCACATTTAAATCAACAAAAGAATTTATAAACTATAAAAACTGGATGAATAAAACAAAAGAAGTTAATGGATTTATATACTACAATAGAGATAATCCAAACAAGGTGATCTATCTTGATAAAGATAAATCTAAAAACTAA
- a CDS encoding ankyrin repeat domain-containing protein, with protein MKTKFLKIIKKIAYIILEISLFFIIIAVYYYLTNEKSREVFHKTFFVDSDTKIDPNSELAKYVTQEEIDDFAFRYWDIDIDEVKNNPLMENFRQILKSKNTKNILNFMKDNNLSANIELHRGVTPLMYSSFYNDLSTTKELINLGADVHKKDKYGLSPLAYAIENNSTKTVKILLDNGVGINEVDFVQFYLYTRSYRSIDYLIIDNDKIELKFSNLYGTKNIRSKDAINPFAYAVNLNLLEMTKIILESGYKPEIKKYNYYETYYISDKEDIMFYKYLIGYPNFEPMLDLLLEHNVSGQPSKELMKEKCLNDCSSRYRDYIEDKFNLVRNEILKDYNDETKLIKLDFYYKDYKETIKLINDNKIETIIPSDEILEEFDYLTNEIKWYAKYCAENYMEELKDFTGAGDLFYWTWKEGNKYSGNSNVIKGYENSKATFKDTREFATFYNERNKRLEIIGLLYSYKNCDDKNSPNYKGKEECKYYEKRVYIKNK; from the coding sequence TTGAAAACCAAATTTTTAAAGATTATCAAAAAAATAGCTTATATAATTTTAGAAATTTCACTATTTTTTATTATTATTGCTGTATATTATTACTTAACAAATGAAAAATCAAGAGAAGTTTTTCATAAAACTTTTTTTGTAGATTCTGATACAAAAATAGACCCAAACTCAGAACTTGCAAAGTATGTTACACAAGAAGAAATTGATGATTTTGCTTTTAGATATTGGGATATAGATATAGATGAAGTAAAAAACAATCCCTTAATGGAAAATTTTCGTCAAATTTTAAAAAGTAAAAACACAAAAAATATCTTAAATTTTATGAAAGATAATAACCTAAGTGCAAACATAGAACTTCATCGTGGTGTTACTCCTTTAATGTATTCAAGCTTTTATAATGACCTAAGCACCACAAAAGAGCTTATAAATTTAGGTGCTGATGTCCATAAAAAAGATAAATATGGTTTAAGTCCATTAGCTTATGCAATAGAAAATAATTCTACTAAGACAGTTAAAATTTTACTTGATAATGGGGTTGGCATTAACGAGGTTGATTTTGTTCAGTTTTATTTATATACAAGAAGTTATCGTTCAATTGATTATTTAATTATAGATAATGACAAGATAGAGTTAAAATTTAGCAATTTATATGGAACAAAGAATATACGTTCAAAAGATGCGATTAACCCATTTGCATATGCTGTAAATTTAAATTTATTAGAGATGACCAAAATAATTTTAGAAAGTGGATATAAACCAGAAATTAAAAAATATAATTATTATGAAACATATTATATCTCCGACAAAGAAGATATTATGTTTTATAAATATTTGATTGGATATCCCAACTTCGAACCAATGCTAGATTTGCTACTTGAACATAATGTCTCAGGACAACCCTCAAAAGAACTTATGAAAGAAAAATGTTTAAATGATTGCTCAAGTAGATATAGAGACTATATAGAAGATAAATTTAATCTAGTAAGAAATGAAATTTTAAAAGATTATAACGACGAAACAAAACTTATAAAACTTGATTTTTATTATAAAGACTACAAAGAAACTATTAAACTTATAAATGATAATAAAATAGAAACCATAATTCCAAGTGATGAAATACTAGAAGAGTTTGACTATTTAACTAACGAAATAAAATGGTATGCAAAGTATTGTGCAGAAAACTATATGGAAGAACTTAAAGATTTTACAGGTGCTGGGGATTTGTTTTATTGGACATGGAAAGAAGGTAATAAATACTCAGGCAATTCAAATGTAATAAAAGGATATGAAAACAGCAAAGCCACTTTTAAAGACACAAGAGAATTTGCTACTTTTTATAATGAGAGAAATAAAAGACTAGAAATAATTGGATTATTATATTCATATAAAAACTGTGATGATAAAAACAGTCCAAATTATAAAGGCAAAGAAGAGTGTAAATACTATGAGAAACGAGTTTATATAAAAAATAAATAA
- a CDS encoding acetate kinase, whose product MKILVINSGSSSIKFKFYDLKIQKCLASGMIEQIGDEVSHSKIETCDGKTIEENMEIRTHDEGIVILNRYLKETGVLTDLKEIDGVGHRIVQGADYFEGPALVDDDVITKIEELIPLAPLHNPAHLSGIRSSLRHAPCLPNVVVFDNTFYHNIPDYAYMYALPYKFYEKYRVRKFGAHGISHEFVTKKGADFLGIDYKNFCVISLHIGSGSSISATKDGICIDTSMGLTPLEGLMMSTRCGSVDPAIIPYMKRVAGYLSEDIDTIMNKKSGLLGITGTSDFRKVLERMHKGDERAKLAFDMLTYQIVKIIGSYYAILPRVDAIIWTAGIGENSAELRESVSKRLAHFGVGVDETVNVNCIKKPTDISSQNATIKTLVIPTDEEYSIAKATERILLSLKK is encoded by the coding sequence ATGAAAATTTTGGTAATAAACTCGGGCAGCAGCTCAATTAAGTTTAAATTTTATGATCTTAAAATTCAAAAATGTCTTGCAAGCGGCATGATAGAGCAAATCGGTGATGAGGTTTCGCATTCTAAAATCGAAACCTGCGACGGTAAAACAATTGAAGAAAATATGGAAATAAGAACCCACGATGAGGGAATTGTAATTTTAAATCGCTATTTAAAGGAAACCGGCGTTTTAACGGATTTAAAAGAGATTGACGGCGTAGGGCATAGAATCGTTCAAGGTGCAGATTATTTTGAAGGACCGGCTCTTGTAGATGATGATGTAATTACTAAAATAGAAGAATTGATTCCTCTTGCCCCTCTTCACAATCCAGCTCATCTTAGCGGCATCCGTTCGTCTTTAAGACACGCGCCTTGTCTTCCGAATGTCGTAGTTTTTGATAATACGTTTTATCACAATATTCCGGATTATGCCTATATGTATGCTTTGCCATACAAATTTTATGAAAAATACCGCGTTAGAAAATTTGGAGCGCATGGTATATCTCATGAATTTGTAACAAAAAAAGGCGCCGATTTTTTAGGAATCGATTATAAAAATTTTTGTGTTATTTCTTTACATATCGGTAGCGGTTCGAGTATTTCAGCGACAAAAGATGGCATTTGTATAGATACATCGATGGGCTTGACACCGCTTGAAGGACTTATGATGAGCACGCGCTGCGGTTCGGTAGATCCTGCTATTATTCCATATATGAAACGTGTTGCCGGATATTTGTCTGAAGATATAGATACGATAATGAATAAAAAAAGCGGACTGTTAGGAATTACCGGCACGAGCGATTTTAGAAAAGTGCTTGAAAGGATGCATAAAGGAGATGAACGCGCTAAACTTGCATTTGATATGTTGACTTATCAAATCGTAAAAATAATCGGCTCATATTATGCTATTTTGCCGCGTGTCGATGCTATTATTTGGACAGCCGGAATAGGTGAAAACTCAGCTGAATTGCGAGAATCCGTCAGTAAACGACTTGCTCATTTTGGAGTCGGAGTTGATGAAACTGTAAACGTTAATTGTATAAAAAAACCTACCGATATAAGCTCGCAAAATGCAACGATAAAAACTCTTGTCATACCGACTGACGAAGAGTATTCAATCGCAAAAGCTACTGAAAGAATTCTTTTAAGTTTAAAGAAATAG
- the pta gene encoding phosphate acetyltransferase: MNGIFVLAQNEVAKNLAFLPKVLTSNFVKITKLQIKEGEQNSAVLKKYIKDFNELSAKNDFVVVIGADFIDKIGFNAKIANVLNLPIISVCDSENSAKTVGEILKENKSNDFAKVYNEICDFGNFKFKIQQIEQNPEIFINELNSNSVNIVTPLKFETKLYEMAAKNVKRVVLPESDDDRILKAADIVLKSNAVEITLLGKKDEISKRAKELDLNLSNAQIIDPENNEFLNEFANTLYELRKAKGMDLKKAQKLVRDRTYFGTMLVYCGKCDAMVSGASTTTAETIRPALQTIKMKPGVSTVSGAFLICLDTNVLLFADCAITPNPTVDQLAAITISSANTAKAFGIDPKVAMLSYSTGTSGSGEDVDFVVNATAKVRELAPNLNVEGPLQFDAAIDKTVAKKKMPDSKVAGKANVFIFPNLNCGNICYKAVQRTSGALAIGPILQGLKKPVNDLSRGCLVKDVINTILISAIQAGDN, translated from the coding sequence ATGAACGGAATTTTCGTTTTAGCACAAAATGAAGTTGCGAAAAATTTGGCGTTTCTACCTAAAGTTTTAACTTCAAATTTCGTCAAAATTACAAAATTGCAAATAAAAGAAGGCGAGCAAAACAGTGCTGTTTTGAAAAAATATATAAAAGATTTTAACGAATTATCCGCCAAAAACGATTTTGTCGTTGTAATCGGCGCTGATTTTATTGATAAAATAGGTTTTAACGCAAAAATAGCAAATGTCCTTAATTTACCGATTATTTCCGTTTGTGATAGTGAAAATTCAGCAAAAACGGTAGGTGAAATTTTAAAAGAAAACAAATCAAACGATTTTGCCAAGGTTTATAATGAAATTTGCGATTTCGGTAATTTTAAATTTAAAATTCAACAAATTGAGCAAAATCCTGAAATTTTTATAAATGAACTGAATTCAAACAGTGTAAATATCGTAACACCACTAAAATTTGAAACAAAGCTTTATGAAATGGCGGCAAAAAATGTAAAGCGCGTAGTTTTACCTGAAAGCGACGATGATAGAATTTTAAAAGCTGCCGATATCGTGCTTAAATCAAATGCCGTAGAAATCACACTTCTTGGCAAAAAAGACGAAATTTCAAAAAGAGCGAAAGAACTTGATTTGAATCTTTCAAACGCTCAAATAATTGACCCTGAAAATAATGAATTCTTAAATGAATTCGCAAATACGCTTTATGAACTTAGAAAAGCCAAAGGAATGGATTTAAAAAAAGCTCAAAAGTTGGTGCGCGATAGAACTTACTTTGGAACAATGCTTGTTTATTGCGGAAAATGCGACGCTATGGTAAGTGGGGCCAGCACTACAACAGCAGAAACGATTCGTCCGGCACTTCAAACAATAAAAATGAAACCGGGCGTTTCTACCGTAAGCGGCGCTTTTTTAATCTGTTTGGATACAAATGTTTTACTTTTTGCAGATTGCGCGATTACTCCAAATCCTACTGTAGATCAACTTGCGGCAATTACGATTTCAAGTGCAAATACTGCAAAAGCTTTTGGAATTGATCCGAAAGTTGCTATGCTCAGTTATTCAACAGGCACAAGTGGAAGTGGCGAAGATGTCGATTTTGTCGTAAATGCGACTGCAAAAGTGCGAGAACTCGCTCCAAATTTAAATGTGGAGGGTCCACTTCAATTTGATGCTGCAATCGATAAAACGGTCGCTAAAAAGAAAATGCCGGACTCAAAAGTTGCAGGAAAAGCAAATGTATTTATTTTCCCGAATTTAAACTGTGGAAATATTTGTTATAAAGCCGTGCAAAGGACATCTGGCGCATTGGCGATAGGACCTATTTTGCAAGGTTTGAAAAAACCTGTAAATGATTTAAGCAGAGGCTGTTTAGTGAAAGATGTCATAAATACGATTTTAATAAGCGCAATTCAGGCAGGAGATAACTAA